Proteins from a single region of Palaemon carinicauda isolate YSFRI2023 chromosome 32, ASM3689809v2, whole genome shotgun sequence:
- the LOC137625661 gene encoding zinc finger protein OZF-like — MSSYDRERMSNFESLQFPIKSEIEDSFPDTVVKRENDDLFPLSAIKQENDDLVVSVGLVNEGSLLLNPDREFKIEPEIEVFGSNEVDLKYSNESDASVSGDEKPLEPEIEIFESSEVDLKYHNEFESSEVDLKYHNEFESSEVDLKYHNESDASVSEDKNPHYHENYSETHTDVGTREISFKCSDCGKVFFQKSSLIAHLRTHTVERPFKCNVCGKAFSQKSPLTKHYRIHTGEKPFKCNVCDKAFSQKTHLTKHYRIHTGEKPFMCNVCNKAFSRQSPLANHYKIHTGEKSFRCNVCDRAFSRKDIFTQHYRIHTGEKPFRCDVCGKAFSRKGIFTKHYRIHTGEKPFKCDVCDKAFSRKDLFTEHHKIHTGEKPFK; from the coding sequence ATGTCATCTTATGATAGGGAAAGGATGAGCAATTTTGAATCATTACAATTTCCAATCAAAAGCGAAATTGAAGATTCGTTTCCAGACACTGTAGTCAAGCGAGAGAATGATGATTTGTTTCCACTCTCTGCAATCAAGCAGGAAAATGATGATTTAGTTGTCAGTGTTGGACTCGTTAATGAGGGCTCTCTTTTATTGAATCCAGACAGGGAATTCAAAATAGAGCCAGAAATAGAAGTATTTGGTTCAAACGAAGTTGACTTGAAATATTCTAATGAATCTGATGCATCAGTGAGTGGAGATGAAAAACCTCTTGAGCCAGAAATAGAAATATTTGAATCGAGCGAAGTTGACCTGAAATATCATAATGAATTTGAATCGAGCGAAGTTGACCTGAAATATCATAACGAATTTGAATCGAGCGAAGTTGACCTGAAATATCATAACGAATCTGATGCATCAGTGAGCGAGGACAAAAATCCCCATTACCATGAGAATTATTCCGAAACTCATACTGATGTTGGTACAAGAGAGATTTCATTCAAATGCAGTGACTGTGGCAAAGTGTTTTTTCAGAAAAGTAGTCTCATAGCCCATTTAAGAACTCACACTGTGGAGAGGCCATTCAAGTGCAATGTCTGTggcaaagcattttctcagaaaagCCCTCTCACAAaacattatagaattcacactggagagaaaccattcaagtgcaatgtctgtgacaaagcattttctcagaaaacCCATCTCACAAaacattatagaattcacactggggagaagccattcatgTGCAATGTCTGTAATAAAGCGTTTTCTCGCCAAAGTCCTCTCGCAAACCATTAtaaaattcacactggggagaagtcATTCAGGTGTAATGTCTGTGATAGAGCATTTTCTCGGAAAGATATTTTCACACaacattatagaattcacactggggagaagccattcaggTGTGATGTCTGTGGAAAAGCATTTTCTCGTAAAGGTATTTTCACTAaacattatagaattcacactggagagaaaccattcaagtgtgatgtttgtgacaaagcattttccCGGAAAGATCTTTTCACCGAACATCAtaaaattcacactggggagaaaccgTTCAAGTGA